The Rhizobium etli 8C-3 genome has a segment encoding these proteins:
- a CDS encoding heme-dependent oxidative N-demethylase family protein codes for MAIAFKQESFRDDFSYRNSPENISRFPFPFDRDEYMYSVNMEPHVRGRPGTVFENLIDVDEHYVAEMHDRMLVLKEDPLRYQALPHMMNAQWDTLELLMEEQATGYPEHFTLTRNGDEWRWVNRPLGIDDTFTFGDVSTLPCEPFEYITRQAQGDFCIVDQRDGNLWMDAGMVTTQADWSLDFDIGMNFMEWHGPVPLAHQAGVFDRALKFLLNLQQGKPTRRFNWTMTINPRLDTSPENYHKWGPDRTTVTPENVAEKVHLRVELQSLWRLPRSNAILFVIRCYLMNMGELVTVPKWARRMPRVLRTLPPELIDYKGLTRYREDTINWLSKYDDGAPTSPGIFPD; via the coding sequence ATGGCAATCGCCTTTAAGCAGGAAAGTTTCCGCGACGATTTCAGCTATCGGAACAGCCCCGAGAACATCAGCCGTTTCCCGTTTCCCTTCGATCGCGACGAGTACATGTATTCGGTCAACATGGAGCCGCACGTGCGCGGCAGACCGGGTACCGTCTTCGAAAACCTGATCGACGTCGATGAGCACTATGTCGCTGAGATGCATGACCGGATGCTGGTGCTGAAGGAGGATCCGCTCCGCTATCAGGCTCTCCCCCATATGATGAACGCGCAGTGGGATACACTCGAGCTTCTGATGGAAGAGCAGGCAACTGGCTATCCCGAACACTTCACCCTCACGAGGAATGGCGACGAGTGGCGCTGGGTCAACCGGCCGCTCGGCATCGACGACACCTTCACCTTCGGCGATGTCTCGACGCTGCCTTGCGAGCCCTTCGAATATATCACGCGGCAGGCGCAGGGTGACTTCTGCATCGTTGACCAGCGCGACGGAAATCTTTGGATGGATGCTGGGATGGTGACGACCCAAGCCGACTGGTCGCTCGATTTCGACATCGGCATGAATTTCATGGAGTGGCACGGGCCCGTGCCTCTCGCCCACCAGGCCGGCGTCTTCGACCGCGCATTAAAATTCCTCCTGAACCTGCAGCAGGGCAAGCCGACGCGCCGGTTCAACTGGACGATGACGATCAATCCACGGCTTGATACCAGCCCGGAAAACTACCACAAATGGGGGCCGGATCGCACGACCGTGACGCCAGAGAATGTTGCCGAGAAGGTACATCTGCGCGTCGAGCTGCAGAGCCTGTGGCGCCTGCCGCGTTCGAACGCCATCCTCTTTGTCATCCGCTGCTACCTCATGAACATGGGCGAGCTGGTCACCGTGCCGAAATGGGCGCGACGCATGCCACGCGTGCTGAGAACCCTGCCGCCGGAACTCATCGATTACAAAGGGCTCACTCGCTACCGCGAGGACACGATCAATTGGCTTTCGAAATATGATGACGGGGCGCCCACCAGCCCCGGCATTTTCCCGGATTAA
- a CDS encoding NAD(P)-binding domain-containing protein — protein MTRVAVIGAGPSGLAQLRAFQSAAQKGAEIPEIVCFEKQADWGGLWNYTWRTGLDEYGEPVHGSMYRYLWSNGPKECLEFADYSFEEHFGKPIASYPPRAVLWDYIKGRVEKANVRHWVRFSTPVRMVRFDEETRKFTVTAHNRVEDRMYDEEFDYVVVATGHFSTPNVPYFEGVRTFNGRVLHAHDFRDALEFKDKDILIVGRSYSAEDIGSQCWKYGARSVTTSYRSKPMGFKWPENFEERPLLTRLENRTAHFLDGSMKQVDALILCTGYQHHFPFLPDELRLRTANRLWADGLYKGVVFDKNPQLFYIGMQDQFYTFNMFDVQAWWARDLMMGRIKLPPESELKANFDMWRAREEALEDAEQMIWYQGDYVKELLAETDYPSFDIEGTNRTFMEWEHHKAENIMGFRDHAYRSIMTGNMSPRHHTPWVEALDDSMEEYLRN, from the coding sequence ATGACAAGAGTTGCCGTTATCGGCGCCGGTCCCTCCGGACTGGCACAGTTGCGCGCCTTCCAATCGGCCGCGCAAAAGGGCGCTGAAATCCCGGAGATCGTCTGCTTTGAAAAGCAGGCAGATTGGGGCGGGCTTTGGAATTACACCTGGCGCACCGGTCTTGACGAATATGGCGAGCCGGTCCACGGCAGCATGTATCGTTACCTCTGGTCGAATGGTCCGAAGGAATGCCTGGAATTCGCCGATTATTCCTTCGAGGAGCATTTCGGCAAGCCAATCGCCTCGTATCCTCCACGCGCAGTGCTTTGGGACTACATCAAAGGCCGCGTGGAAAAGGCGAATGTCCGCCATTGGGTGCGCTTCAGCACGCCCGTGCGCATGGTGCGCTTCGACGAGGAGACGAGGAAATTCACGGTGACGGCCCACAACCGCGTCGAGGACCGCATGTATGACGAGGAGTTCGATTATGTCGTGGTTGCGACCGGTCATTTCTCGACCCCGAATGTTCCCTATTTTGAGGGTGTCAGGACCTTTAACGGCCGTGTTTTACATGCGCACGACTTCCGTGACGCGCTGGAATTCAAGGACAAGGACATCCTTATCGTGGGCCGCAGCTATTCGGCCGAGGATATTGGTTCGCAATGCTGGAAATACGGCGCCAGATCGGTGACGACGAGCTACCGGTCGAAGCCGATGGGCTTCAAGTGGCCGGAGAATTTCGAGGAGCGGCCGCTCTTGACCCGGCTCGAAAACAGGACTGCGCATTTTCTCGACGGCTCGATGAAGCAAGTCGATGCGCTGATCCTCTGCACCGGCTACCAGCATCACTTTCCGTTTCTGCCGGACGAATTACGACTGAGGACTGCCAACCGGCTCTGGGCAGACGGTCTCTACAAGGGCGTTGTCTTCGACAAGAACCCACAGCTCTTCTACATCGGCATGCAGGACCAGTTCTACACCTTCAACATGTTCGACGTACAAGCCTGGTGGGCTCGCGACCTCATGATGGGCCGCATAAAACTGCCACCGGAAAGCGAACTGAAGGCGAATTTCGACATGTGGCGTGCCCGCGAGGAGGCGCTTGAAGATGCCGAGCAGATGATCTGGTATCAGGGAGACTACGTGAAAGAACTGCTCGCAGAAACCGACTACCCGAGCTTCGACATCGAAGGCACGAACAGAACCTTCATGGAATGGGAACACCACAAGGCGGAAAATATCATGGGCTTTCGTGATCACGCCTATCGATCAATCATGACCGGCAACATGTCGCCGAGGCACCATACGCCCTGGGTCGAAGCTCTCGACGATTCGATGGAAGAGTACCTGCGCAACTGA
- a CDS encoding DUF1989 domain-containing protein, translating into MRDLHRAMTGVRPAFPSIVRYPGIPALPQGTQRYRVKGGGSAVMRVEVGDHVTVTDMEGGQPCELSFVDEAGRFLSAGLGAAFTNAAEGLKAILATGEESAIRTRAALARRGVDLAGAGALRLFGAAATPGSSAELTIVLKGLLVVAAPAGVMLPHMQDTSTPIEIRIRRSQLIRDYSSALPEPMADPIEDIRIKAATASAYFVRAGQFIQIIDVYGRQCTDFQAFAARKVDKGLDLALDSTVTRTLLGRSYPMPGLPSKAFDRDFEPLVEIVQDTVGRHDAFATACNSRYYDDMGYPGHVNCTDNFNAALSSYGIAPRNGWEALNYFYNTGIDDKNQLYLDEPWSRPGDYVMMRALTDLVCVSSSCPDDIDAANGWDPTDIHVRTFSKKEKFSRAVAYRMTPDSDAELTHETAFHPRFSALTRDYAEYRGYWLANRFSAEGPVEEYWACRERAVVIDLSPLRKFEITGPDAEELLQYCLTRDVRKLSSGQVVYSPMCYENGGMIDDGTLFRLGDKNFRWIGGDDASGIWLREQAEKKGFRAWVRSSTDQMHNIAVQGPKSRDILKEIIWTAPRQPTIGELEWFRFTVGRIGDLEGAPVVVSRTGYTGELGYEIFCHPKDAMKVFDAVWKAGAPHGLKPMGLEALDMVRIEAGLIFAHHEFTDQTDPFEAGIGFTVPLKSKADDFIGREALIRRKEHPRHLLVGLDVQANEAVGHGDCVHIGRAQVGVITSATRSPILGKTIALARIDITHASVGMAVEIGKLDGHQKRLPAVIVPLSHYDPQKTRPRA; encoded by the coding sequence ATGCGAGATCTCCATCGGGCGATGACCGGGGTGCGGCCGGCTTTCCCGAGCATTGTCCGCTATCCGGGCATTCCCGCGCTGCCGCAGGGCACGCAGCGCTACCGCGTCAAGGGCGGCGGCTCGGCGGTTATGCGCGTCGAGGTCGGTGATCACGTGACCGTCACCGACATGGAAGGCGGTCAGCCTTGTGAGCTTTCCTTCGTCGATGAGGCTGGGCGTTTCCTGTCGGCAGGTCTCGGCGCGGCCTTCACCAATGCCGCCGAGGGACTGAAGGCCATCCTTGCGACTGGGGAAGAGAGCGCCATCCGTACCCGCGCTGCGCTTGCTCGTCGCGGCGTGGATCTTGCGGGGGCCGGCGCGCTACGTCTCTTCGGAGCGGCAGCGACGCCAGGAAGCTCCGCAGAACTTACCATCGTCCTGAAAGGTCTCCTGGTTGTCGCTGCTCCTGCAGGCGTGATGTTGCCGCACATGCAGGATACGTCGACGCCGATCGAGATCAGGATCAGGCGGAGCCAACTCATTCGCGATTATTCTTCGGCCCTGCCCGAGCCGATGGCCGATCCGATCGAAGATATTCGCATCAAGGCGGCAACAGCCTCGGCCTACTTCGTCCGCGCTGGCCAATTCATTCAGATCATTGACGTTTATGGGCGGCAATGCACGGATTTTCAGGCTTTCGCGGCCCGCAAGGTGGACAAGGGTCTCGACCTGGCTTTGGATTCGACCGTCACCCGCACCCTGCTCGGCCGCAGCTACCCGATGCCCGGCCTGCCGTCAAAGGCGTTCGATCGCGATTTTGAACCTCTCGTCGAGATCGTCCAGGACACGGTCGGCCGTCACGACGCCTTCGCCACCGCCTGCAACTCTCGCTACTATGACGATATGGGCTATCCTGGCCACGTCAATTGCACGGACAACTTCAACGCTGCATTGTCGTCTTACGGGATTGCCCCTCGCAACGGCTGGGAAGCGCTCAACTATTTCTACAATACAGGCATCGATGACAAGAACCAGCTATACCTCGACGAGCCTTGGTCGCGCCCCGGCGATTATGTGATGATGCGGGCGCTGACCGACCTCGTCTGCGTCTCCTCCTCATGTCCAGACGATATCGATGCCGCCAACGGCTGGGATCCGACGGATATACATGTCCGAACCTTTTCCAAAAAAGAGAAATTCTCACGAGCGGTAGCCTATCGCATGACACCTGACTCCGACGCTGAGCTGACGCACGAGACCGCCTTCCACCCACGCTTTTCGGCACTCACGAGGGATTACGCGGAATATCGCGGCTACTGGCTCGCGAACCGCTTTTCTGCCGAAGGCCCCGTCGAAGAATATTGGGCCTGCCGCGAAAGGGCAGTCGTCATCGACCTCTCGCCGCTGCGAAAATTCGAAATCACCGGTCCAGATGCCGAGGAACTGCTGCAATATTGTCTGACGCGCGACGTGCGTAAGCTGTCGTCCGGACAGGTCGTCTATTCGCCCATGTGCTACGAAAACGGTGGCATGATCGATGACGGTACGCTTTTCCGTCTTGGCGATAAAAACTTCCGTTGGATCGGCGGTGATGACGCAAGCGGCATCTGGCTGCGCGAGCAAGCGGAAAAGAAAGGCTTCAGGGCCTGGGTCCGCTCCTCAACCGACCAGATGCACAATATCGCTGTGCAGGGACCGAAGAGCCGCGACATTCTGAAGGAGATCATCTGGACGGCGCCACGCCAGCCGACGATCGGAGAACTCGAGTGGTTCCGCTTCACGGTCGGGCGCATCGGGGACCTGGAAGGCGCGCCCGTCGTCGTCTCGCGCACCGGCTATACCGGCGAGCTGGGTTACGAGATCTTCTGCCATCCGAAGGACGCGATGAAGGTGTTCGACGCGGTTTGGAAGGCTGGTGCGCCGCATGGCTTGAAGCCTATGGGTCTCGAAGCGTTGGACATGGTGCGCATCGAGGCGGGGCTGATATTCGCCCATCACGAGTTCACCGACCAGACCGATCCGTTCGAGGCCGGCATTGGTTTCACCGTGCCGTTGAAGTCCAAGGCGGATGATTTCATCGGCCGCGAGGCTCTGATCCGGCGCAAGGAGCATCCGCGTCATCTGCTGGTCGGGCTCGACGTGCAGGCCAATGAAGCGGTTGGCCATGGAGATTGCGTTCACATTGGCCGCGCGCAAGTGGGTGTGATCACCAGCGCTACCCGCTCGCCAATCCTCGGCAAGACCATCGCTCTCGCCCGTATCGACATCACGCACGCCTCTGTTGGAATGGCGGTGGAGATCGGCAAGCTGGACGGCCACCAGAAACGCTTGCCTGCGGTCATCGTGCCGCTGTCGCATTACGATCCTCAAAAGACGCGGCCGCGTGCTTAA
- a CDS encoding APC family permease, translating to MTDVVDAGISAGTEGKLIRALDWKGAFWVAAGVPPLVLFSIGGIAGTTGKLAFVVWIISMIMGFLQSFTYAEIAGMFGNKSGGASVYGATAWLRYSKFIAPLSVWCNWFAWSPVLSLGCAIAAGYILNAFFPIPAADSQAALDWVAAHAASITADSPRVAEYIAAHAGTAPDAAIKALLSTDAVAALTPAIRNWSLASFSIPFLATANINATFFIGGILMLIIFAIQHRGISETASVQKWLAIIVLVPLLLIGIYPIFSGQIVAANVTGLLPPTAAYSDVDGTWSNGGWTLFLGGLYIAAWSTYGFETAVCYTRELKNPKTDTFKAIFYSGLACCLFFFLVPFAFQGVLGHAGMLAPGIVDGTGVAEALGGLIGAGRIITQLLVVLMIMALFLAIMTAMAGSSRTLYQGAKDGWLPKYLDHVNENGAPTRAMWTDFAFNLFLLAIASDVGGYFFVLAVSNVGYIIFNFLNLNSGWIHRIDSGHIERPWKAPSWLIGLNTFLAFVNALFLGAGAKVWGYANALWVGFAFAAVILPVFAYRHYVRDGGKFPAGAMDDLGLTGQDLGAKKAGILPYVALAGGLAIVLIANWIFQLPA from the coding sequence ATGACAGACGTAGTGGACGCCGGAATTTCGGCCGGCACCGAAGGTAAGCTTATACGTGCCCTCGACTGGAAGGGTGCATTCTGGGTGGCTGCGGGCGTGCCGCCGCTCGTCCTTTTCTCCATCGGCGGCATCGCAGGCACGACAGGCAAGCTCGCCTTCGTCGTATGGATCATTTCCATGATCATGGGCTTCCTGCAATCCTTCACCTATGCAGAGATTGCCGGCATGTTCGGCAACAAATCCGGCGGCGCCTCCGTTTACGGCGCAACCGCCTGGCTGCGATATTCGAAGTTCATTGCGCCGCTTTCGGTCTGGTGCAACTGGTTTGCCTGGTCGCCGGTGCTTTCGCTCGGTTGCGCCATCGCCGCCGGTTATATTCTCAATGCGTTTTTTCCGATTCCGGCAGCTGACTCGCAAGCAGCTCTCGATTGGGTTGCCGCACATGCCGCGTCGATCACGGCAGATAGCCCGCGCGTTGCAGAATACATAGCAGCCCATGCCGGTACGGCGCCGGACGCTGCCATCAAAGCGCTGCTGAGCACGGATGCCGTAGCGGCGTTGACGCCAGCGATCCGCAATTGGTCACTCGCAAGCTTCAGCATTCCGTTCCTCGCTACCGCCAACATCAACGCCACTTTCTTCATCGGCGGCATCCTGATGCTGATCATCTTCGCCATCCAGCATCGCGGCATCTCGGAAACCGCAAGCGTGCAGAAGTGGCTGGCGATCATCGTGCTCGTGCCGCTGCTTTTGATCGGCATCTACCCGATCTTCAGCGGTCAGATCGTTGCTGCGAACGTCACAGGCCTGCTTCCGCCAACGGCAGCATATTCAGACGTGGACGGTACGTGGAGCAACGGCGGCTGGACGCTCTTCCTTGGCGGCCTCTATATCGCCGCCTGGTCTACTTACGGCTTCGAAACCGCCGTCTGCTACACCCGGGAACTGAAGAATCCGAAGACCGATACTTTCAAGGCGATCTTCTATTCCGGACTTGCATGCTGCTTGTTCTTCTTCCTCGTGCCCTTCGCCTTCCAGGGTGTTCTCGGCCATGCCGGCATGCTGGCACCTGGAATCGTCGACGGTACCGGCGTAGCGGAAGCCCTCGGTGGGTTGATCGGCGCGGGTCGCATCATCACCCAGCTTCTCGTCGTCCTGATGATCATGGCACTCTTCCTCGCTATCATGACGGCCATGGCAGGATCCTCGCGCACCCTCTATCAAGGCGCCAAGGACGGTTGGCTGCCGAAATACCTCGACCATGTGAACGAGAACGGCGCGCCGACCCGCGCCATGTGGACGGACTTCGCCTTCAACCTCTTCCTTCTGGCGATCGCATCCGATGTCGGCGGCTACTTCTTTGTGCTTGCTGTCTCCAATGTCGGCTACATCATCTTCAACTTCCTCAACCTGAACTCCGGTTGGATCCATCGCATCGATTCCGGTCACATCGAACGTCCCTGGAAGGCGCCGAGCTGGCTGATTGGCCTCAACACGTTTCTCGCCTTCGTCAATGCCCTCTTCCTGGGCGCGGGCGCGAAGGTCTGGGGTTATGCCAACGCACTTTGGGTCGGCTTCGCCTTCGCAGCCGTCATCCTCCCGGTCTTTGCCTATCGCCATTATGTGCGGGACGGAGGCAAATTTCCTGCGGGAGCGATGGACGATCTGGGCCTCACAGGTCAGGACCTTGGCGCGAAGAAGGCGGGCATCCTTCCCTATGTCGCGCTTGCCGGCGGTCTGGCGATAGTCCTGATTGCGAACTGGATCTTCCAACTGCCGGCCTAA
- a CDS encoding acyl-[ACP]--phospholipid O-acyltransferase — translation MHGNLMTSRKFAPLFWTQFLSAFNDNFLKQTLIFLILAQMAAEGAWLVTFAGGIFIIPFLLLSALGGELADRYDKAKMAEILKRCEIAVAATSVLGIAVSSISILMLALFGFGVISSLFGPIKYGILPDHLERKDLPKANAWIEGGTFIAILAGTIVAALAFTNGENVWVFGPMMMGLSVLCWLAARLIPATGSKAPDLVIDRNVFRSSVTLVNELREDERIWRSALMNCWFWFVGAFVMSMLPFIVTEILGGSEIVVPAYLAVFAISIAIGSAIAGWMSAGRVVLLPAPVGTVIVALFGIDLAWNLWGLQSASHAETISAFFAEPKTMRVAVDLAGMAIGGAFMAVPTFAAMQAWANQARRARVIGAANVLSALFITTGLALVAILQAVGVSVAMIILGLSVINAGVAWIMLKTLPTNPLRDFISILFRAFLRLEVEGLENIKKAGQAPIIALNHVSFLDGALALAITEEEPVFAVDYKIAQAWWARPFLKMCKFLPLDPTKPMATRSLIKLVNDGNAIGIFPEGRLTVTGALMKVYDGAAMVADKTGSMIVPVRIDGLEKSYFSRLSAGQVRRRIFPKVKVTILEPVKLDVPDHIKGRKRRIAAGAALYQVMSMLMFRTTNTNLTVLDRIIETALEGGGGKLAVEDPMSGQLSYAKLLTAAAVLGAKFKALLPDEQTLGVLLPNANGTAATVLAVMSAGKVPAMLNFTAGAANVLSACRAAEVKQILSSRAFIEQAKLGPVVAELEKEMRIVWLDELRTTVTVVDKVRGFLNRYKPLIKRRADDTAVILFTSGSEGTPKGVVLTHRNILSNAAQAAARIDFHSGDKVFNILPVFHSFGLTAGTVLPLISGVPVYFYPSPLHYRVVPELIYTSNATIVFGTDTFLNGYARTAHPYDFRSIRYIFSGAEPVKPSTRETYMEKFGLRILEGYGVTETAPVISLNTPMFNRSGTVGKIMPGMQWKLEPVAGIDEGGRLFIRGANVMAGYLRAENPGVIESLPDGWHDTGDIVTIDEDGFVTIRGRAKRFAKIGGEMISLAAVEALAGQLWAGALSVVSSVPDAKKGERLVLLTDAPNATRAEFAAFVKSRGAMDMMVPAEIKIGKVPVLGSGKVDFVAASKIVQNLQPPQHAA, via the coding sequence ATGCACGGCAATCTTATGACATCGAGGAAGTTCGCGCCGTTATTCTGGACGCAGTTTCTCTCGGCCTTCAACGACAATTTCCTGAAGCAGACGCTTATCTTCCTGATCCTTGCGCAGATGGCGGCCGAGGGAGCTTGGCTCGTGACGTTCGCCGGCGGAATTTTTATCATTCCGTTCCTGCTGCTTTCGGCGCTGGGCGGTGAGCTTGCCGACAGATATGACAAGGCGAAAATGGCCGAAATCCTCAAGCGTTGCGAGATCGCAGTCGCGGCGACCTCCGTCCTAGGTATCGCGGTGTCGTCGATCTCGATCCTTATGCTGGCTCTTTTCGGCTTCGGTGTCATCTCGTCGCTTTTCGGACCGATTAAGTACGGCATTCTTCCCGATCATCTCGAACGCAAGGACCTGCCAAAGGCGAACGCCTGGATCGAGGGCGGCACGTTCATCGCCATCTTGGCCGGAACGATCGTAGCAGCGCTTGCCTTCACGAACGGCGAGAACGTCTGGGTGTTCGGACCGATGATGATGGGGCTTTCGGTGCTTTGCTGGTTGGCCGCTCGCCTGATCCCCGCCACGGGTTCAAAAGCGCCCGATCTCGTTATCGACAGAAATGTCTTCCGCTCGAGCGTCACACTTGTCAATGAGCTGCGGGAAGACGAGCGAATCTGGCGCTCGGCGCTGATGAACTGCTGGTTCTGGTTCGTGGGCGCATTCGTCATGTCGATGCTGCCCTTCATTGTGACGGAGATCCTTGGTGGTTCGGAGATCGTCGTACCTGCCTATCTCGCCGTTTTCGCGATCTCCATTGCGATCGGTTCAGCGATCGCCGGCTGGATGTCGGCAGGTCGCGTCGTCTTGCTGCCGGCGCCAGTCGGCACCGTCATCGTTGCACTCTTCGGAATAGATCTCGCTTGGAACCTGTGGGGCCTGCAATCCGCCTCTCATGCTGAGACCATATCCGCCTTCTTTGCCGAACCAAAGACGATGCGTGTGGCGGTCGACCTCGCCGGTATGGCCATTGGAGGAGCTTTCATGGCCGTGCCGACGTTTGCGGCGATGCAGGCCTGGGCAAACCAGGCCCGCCGTGCCCGCGTGATTGGAGCTGCGAACGTTCTGTCGGCGTTGTTCATCACGACCGGCCTTGCGCTGGTCGCAATCTTGCAAGCCGTCGGTGTCTCCGTTGCGATGATCATTCTCGGTCTTTCGGTCATCAATGCCGGCGTTGCCTGGATCATGTTGAAGACGCTGCCCACCAATCCGTTGCGTGATTTCATTTCCATACTGTTCCGTGCCTTCCTGCGCCTTGAGGTGGAAGGTCTGGAGAATATCAAGAAGGCTGGCCAGGCACCGATCATCGCGCTCAATCATGTGAGCTTTCTTGATGGAGCTCTGGCGCTTGCAATAACCGAGGAAGAGCCCGTTTTCGCCGTCGACTACAAGATCGCTCAGGCTTGGTGGGCTCGCCCTTTCCTGAAGATGTGCAAATTCCTTCCGCTCGATCCGACAAAGCCGATGGCGACACGTTCGCTCATCAAGCTTGTCAACGACGGCAATGCGATCGGCATCTTTCCGGAGGGTCGCCTGACAGTGACCGGGGCGCTGATGAAGGTCTATGACGGCGCAGCAATGGTTGCCGACAAGACGGGATCGATGATCGTGCCGGTCCGTATCGATGGGCTTGAGAAGAGCTACTTCTCGCGCCTTTCGGCTGGCCAGGTGCGCCGTCGCATCTTTCCCAAGGTCAAAGTGACGATCCTTGAGCCGGTCAAGCTCGACGTTCCTGACCACATCAAGGGCCGCAAGCGCCGTATTGCCGCCGGCGCTGCCCTGTACCAGGTCATGTCGATGTTGATGTTCCGCACGACGAACACCAATCTGACGGTCCTGGACCGCATCATCGAGACGGCTTTGGAAGGAGGTGGGGGAAAGCTTGCAGTCGAGGATCCGATGAGCGGCCAGCTGTCCTATGCTAAGCTTCTCACCGCCGCTGCGGTTCTGGGTGCCAAGTTCAAGGCGTTGTTGCCCGATGAACAGACGCTTGGCGTCCTGCTTCCAAACGCCAACGGCACAGCTGCGACAGTTTTGGCTGTGATGTCGGCGGGCAAAGTTCCGGCGATGCTGAATTTCACCGCCGGCGCCGCCAATGTCTTGTCAGCGTGCAGGGCAGCAGAGGTCAAGCAAATCCTCTCCTCACGTGCCTTTATCGAACAGGCCAAGCTTGGTCCGGTGGTCGCCGAGCTGGAAAAAGAGATGAGGATCGTCTGGCTCGACGAACTTCGAACGACAGTTACCGTCGTCGACAAAGTTCGCGGCTTCCTCAACAGATACAAGCCGCTGATCAAGCGCAGGGCCGATGACACCGCCGTGATCCTTTTCACATCTGGTTCGGAGGGAACACCGAAGGGTGTCGTTCTCACCCACCGCAACATTCTGTCAAACGCCGCCCAGGCTGCCGCGCGCATCGACTTCCATTCCGGGGACAAAGTCTTCAATATCTTGCCGGTGTTTCATTCCTTCGGTCTGACGGCGGGAACCGTTCTGCCTTTGATCTCGGGCGTGCCGGTATATTTCTATCCTTCGCCGCTTCACTACCGCGTCGTGCCGGAACTGATCTACACTTCCAACGCGACGATCGTCTTCGGGACCGATACTTTCCTGAACGGCTATGCCCGAACTGCGCACCCCTATGACTTCCGATCGATCCGCTACATCTTTTCGGGTGCCGAGCCGGTCAAACCATCCACCCGCGAAACCTATATGGAAAAGTTCGGCCTGCGTATCCTCGAAGGCTACGGTGTTACCGAAACGGCGCCCGTGATCTCCCTCAATACTCCAATGTTCAACCGCTCAGGCACCGTCGGCAAGATCATGCCGGGCATGCAGTGGAAGCTCGAGCCGGTTGCGGGCATCGATGAGGGTGGTCGCCTTTTCATCCGCGGCGCCAACGTCATGGCCGGCTATCTGCGCGCTGAAAACCCTGGCGTGATCGAGTCGCTCCCGGATGGCTGGCATGACACCGGTGACATTGTCACCATCGACGAAGATGGCTTTGTCACCATCCGCGGCCGTGCCAAGCGCTTTGCCAAGATCGGCGGCGAGATGATTTCGCTGGCTGCCGTCGAAGCACTTGCCGGCCAGTTATGGGCCGGTGCCCTATCGGTCGTTTCATCTGTTCCGGATGCAAAGAAGGGTGAGCGACTGGTGCTGCTGACAGATGCCCCAAACGCTACTCGCGCCGAATTCGCTGCCTTTGTCAAATCCAGGGGAGCCATGGATATGATGGTTCCGGCGGAAATCAAGATCGGCAAAGTACCGGTGCTAGGTTCGGGAAAGGTGGATTTCGTTGCAGCAAGCAAGATTGTCCAAAATTTGCAGCCCCCGCAGCACGCTGCGTAA
- a CDS encoding YiaA/YiaB family inner membrane protein, with amino-acid sequence MNDSFQKHSSSWVSFSYISFGTAAFMLAAGLYMMPLDLWGKGYLAMGILMLVQTTVNITKTLRDNAESEKLIRKIEDAKTEKLLVNFNRGGES; translated from the coding sequence ATGAACGACAGTTTCCAGAAGCATTCCTCCAGCTGGGTCAGCTTTTCATACATCTCCTTCGGCACGGCAGCTTTCATGCTTGCAGCCGGCCTTTACATGATGCCGCTCGACCTCTGGGGAAAAGGCTATCTCGCCATGGGCATACTGATGCTGGTGCAAACGACGGTGAACATCACCAAGACGCTGCGCGATAACGCCGAGTCGGAGAAGTTGATCCGCAAGATCGAGGACGCCAAGACAGAAAAGCTCCTCGTCAACTTCAATCGTGGCGGCGAAAGCTAA
- a CDS encoding PspA/IM30 family protein, with translation MFNLIVTLLRGRAHDAERALAERNALPLLSQQIRDAAHAIQSARRAVAVAIAQDEQEKSHYTMIQSRIKDLETRTLAALEKGSEALAREAAATIACLEAERDASEKAQAQFTTAIAKLKGVVRTAEGRLQDLQRGERLARATEQAQKLDRAAAGSGLATLDGAEETLTRLRARQSQNDTIASVLKEMDCAPGSAGIIEKLANAGCGAPLRSSADDILAKLRTRINNAA, from the coding sequence ATGTTCAACCTGATTGTCACATTGCTACGGGGCAGGGCGCATGACGCCGAACGTGCTCTTGCCGAGCGTAACGCCTTACCTCTGCTTAGTCAGCAAATTCGCGATGCCGCCCACGCCATCCAGTCTGCCCGCCGCGCTGTGGCGGTGGCAATTGCACAAGATGAGCAGGAAAAGAGCCACTACACCATGATCCAGTCCCGGATCAAAGATCTTGAAACACGCACTCTTGCCGCATTGGAAAAGGGCAGTGAGGCACTTGCCCGCGAAGCGGCCGCCACGATCGCCTGTCTCGAAGCCGAGCGGGATGCGTCGGAAAAGGCCCAAGCCCAGTTCACGACGGCGATTGCCAAGCTCAAGGGGGTCGTTCGTACCGCTGAAGGGCGATTGCAGGATCTGCAGCGTGGCGAGCGGCTGGCCCGAGCAACCGAACAAGCCCAGAAGCTTGATCGTGCCGCTGCCGGATCTGGTCTTGCTACACTCGATGGGGCCGAGGAGACCCTTACCCGCCTTCGCGCTCGCCAAAGCCAGAACGATACCATTGCCTCCGTGCTCAAGGAGATGGACTGCGCGCCCGGCTCTGCCGGGATCATCGAGAAGCTTGCGAATGCCGGCTGCGGTGCGCCGCTGCGCTCATCGGCTGATGATATCTTGGCAAAGCTGCGGACGCGGATCAACAACGCTGCCTAA